The following are from one region of the Nicotiana tomentosiformis chromosome 7, ASM39032v3, whole genome shotgun sequence genome:
- the LOC104100742 gene encoding putative F-box/FBD/LRR-repeat protein At4g03220, which produces METRSAKKIRLLNEIYESFSSCGEDRISDLPDAVLHHILFSLPIKSIAKTSVLSKRWRYLWYTFPDLDFTTINVPSSINSTPKVSPNSHKKLHTTWSNIAGGADFIDQVLSLREKNSGIRFLRFRANLSFSRLNSLIRGAVKHNVQELDVEVATNDYFNFPRSAISSDSLRVFKLKSKYPGFRLPPSSIMKNGFRNLFSLSLSCIIMYEQPSLHDLFTDSSFPLLKKLNLENCSGLIYLHVSCRVLEELTLENCFQLEHLDVTGPKLESLSVKSCFDSYTSGTKVKVNGPRLKRIIWSSNTITDQSCLENLTSLIEALVGFFVLLEDLSAMKLRSVNDFLSGLSHSHSLLLENQSVEILSKNNHLAGISLRPFTKLRCLELHTGFRKHNIPGLANIFRSSPATNTLILKITNDHNIERRKWNRDLWQLSNSGEERFWESQSHAINSFLQHLKVVKIYGFSECESDVSLVKFLLKHGKVLQEMFLCAEISKSRDSLHREKIKSQIMGFSKASCNAKIVFK; this is translated from the exons ATGGAAACAAGATCTGCTAAGAAAATAAGGCTTCTAAATGAAATCTACGAAAGTTTTTCATCATGTGGTGAAGATAGGATTAGTGATCTCCCAGATGCAGTTCTTCATCATATTCTTTTTTCTCTTCCAATTAAATCCATTGCTAAAACTAGTGTCCTTTCTAAACGATGGAGATATCTATGGTACACATTCCCAGATCTCGATTTTACCACAATCAACGTCCCATCATCCattaactcaaccccaaaagtcAGCCCAAATAGTCATAAAAAACTACACACTACTTGGAGTAATATTGCAGGAGGAGCTGATTTCATCGATCAAGTGTTGTCCCTTCGCGAAAAAAATTCAGGGATTAGATTCCTCCGTTTTCGTGCAAATTTGAGTTTTTCCCGATTGAATAGCCTGATTCGTGGCGCTGTTAAGCACAATGTTCAAGAACTAGATGTTGAGGTTGCAACCAATGATTACTTTAATTTCCCTCGAAGTGCAATTAGTAGTGACTCTTTAAGGGTTTTTAAATTAAAGTCTAAGTATCCAGGGTTCAGGTTACCTCCTTCTTCAATTATGAAGAATGGTTTCAGAAATTTGTTTTCACTATCACTTTCGTGCATTATTATGTACGAGCAACCTTCACTTCATGATTTGTTTACCGATTCATCTTTTCCATTGCTTAAAAAGTTGAATCTTGAAAATTGTAGTGGACTAATTTATCTACATGTAAGTTGTCGTGTACTTGAAGAATTAACACTTGAGAATTGTTTTCAATTGGAGCATTTAGATGTAACGGGTCCAAAATTGGAAAGTTTGAGTGTCAAGAGTTGTTTTGATTCGTACACTAGTGGCACTAAGGTCAAGGTTAATGGTCCAAGACTTAAAAGGATAATATGGTCGAGTAATACTATAACAGACCAGAGTTGTTTGGAGAATTTAACTTCTTTGATTGAGGCGTTGGTTGGGTTTTTTGTTCTTCTTGAGGACCTTAGCGCAATGAAGCTTCGGAGTGTGAATGATTTCTTGTCGGGGCTCTCTCATTCCCATTCTTTACTTCTTGAAAACCAAAGCGTTGAG ATTCTATCGAAGAATAATCACTTGGCAGGAATTTCACTGCGGCCTTTTACAAAACTGAGATGCTTAGAGTTGCACACAGGATTCCGCAAACACAACATTCCAGGATTAGCAAATATATTTAGGAGTTCCCCAGCTACTAACACACTCATTCTCAAGATTACCAATGACCACAACATCGAAAGAAGG AAATGGAACAGGGACCTATGGCAATTGTCCAACTCTGGTGAAGAAAGATTTTGGGAGTCACAAAGTCATGCCATAAATTCCTTCCTTCAACATCTTAAAGTAGTAAAGATTTATGGATTCTCAGAGTGTGAAAGTGATGTTAGTTTAGTGAAGTTTTTGCTGAAGCATGGGAAAGTGTTGCAAGAAATGTTCTTGTGTGCAGAGATTTCCAAGTCAAGAGACTCGCTACACAGAGAAAAAATCAAGTCACAAATAATGGggttttccaaggcatcttgtaacGCTAAGATTGTTTTCAAGTGA